TTCCGCCATTATTTCGGCAATTGCCATTTATCTGATGAGTTCTGCCACAGGCGCTATGGTGTACGTTTATGCCGTCCTTTTTGCAATCGGTGTATGCTACTTCTGGCCGAATATGATTTCGTTTGTGGCCGAATATATGCCCAAAACAGGTGCATTGGGCATGTCGTTGATGGGTGGCGCAGGTATGTTCGGGGCTTCCATTTTCCAGCCTATTATTGGCAGTTGGTTAGACTCAAACCGCGAAAAAGTACTTGCGCAGGGTGTTGCACAAGAAGCCGCCGAGCTCGCGGCAGGACAAGCCACCCTTGCCAGCATTGCCATTATCCCCATGATATTGGTTGTTGCTTTCGGTTTCCTGTTTTTCTTCATGCGCAACAAAAAAGCAATCACGGCACATCCGTAATTTTTTTGCATGATGCAAGCACACAGATAAACGTTGATGGTGATGTTTAAATTGGCGGTACACACCAACCCGACAGATTTTGAAAACCTGTCGGGATTTTTAATATTTTGACTTTCAACAATTTACATAAAATTCACTTTGCAAAATACCTGCGTTTTTTATACCTGCCTGACATACATGGCGCATACAACGCGCCAAAGAAAAGCACGCTGTACATCGCTTACTTGGAATACAGGAAGCACGGAAATCCTGCTTATATGCTCAAAATAAATCGGGTCGGATGTCAAAGCGGTCATCGGAGAGGTGCTCGGCTTCGGTCAGGATTTTGTGCAGCGCATCGTGGTATTGTTTGAAAAGCGGCAGATTATTATGGCCGCCGCTGTTGATGGCAAAAAGTTCAATCTGATGCGGCATTAACTTCTGTAAATCAATGCTTTGTTGCAAAGGAATCAGGCGGTCGCGAGTGCCGTGCAAAATTTTAATCGGGCATTTAACGTACTTAATCCACGTGTAGGTACGAATGGGGTAGCGCAAAATCCACGGAATAGGTAAAAACGGCAGATAGCGCTTTGCCACACGGCTCATGCTGTAATAAGGCGCATCCAGAATCAACATACGCGGGTGGTTGGCCGATGCCAGTTTAGTAGCAAACCCCGACCCGATAGAGCGCCCGTACACCAAAATCCGACTTTCGGGATAGCTTGCTTTCAGTTGGTCATAAACAAACTGTGCATCGTTTTTCAGTGCTTCCTCGCTGCGGCGGCCGATGCTTTTGCCAAAGCCCCGATAGTCAATCATTACCACATCGTAGCCGTGTTGGGTGAAGTCGGT
The Rhodoflexus caldus genome window above contains:
- a CDS encoding alpha/beta hydrolase; amino-acid sequence: METWQIILLVILSYISINIIAFRIQERLLFRPEKLPQHFKYKYDFPFEELFFDIEPGVRINGLKFASLQEGLPKGLIMYFHGNSRSIKGWGKYSTDFTQHGYDVVMIDYRGFGKSIGRRSEEALKNDAQFVYDQLKASYPESRILVYGRSIGSGFATKLASANHPRMLILDAPYYSMSRVAKRYLPFLPIPWILRYPIRTYTWIKYVKCPIKILHGTRDRLIPLQQSIDLQKLMPHQIELFAINSGGHNNLPLFKQYHDALHKILTEAEHLSDDRFDIRPDLF